A genome region from Candidatus Babeliales bacterium includes the following:
- a CDS encoding type II secretion system F family protein: MPYFKWVGTDIAGVTKKGKQSAHSPQDLSNLLLRQGVALLHFKFVYVPSFLWLITAKIKGNLFQQKAKMLRAGLLLPNVFAIAAQQSHNPLLYDILSTISCDIQQGSPFDKSLEKHPYLCDRIVMAMLIAGNESGNLIGAMENVALYYHKQYAFSKSIRSVLAMPLLTLLFFIGISLFIFIFIIPRFVDMFSSLNQELPALTRTMISMSEYIRSVSMVYTIGIVTILLGAIHYYFTKLNRKKWDAITIKIPFIGSAVWQHWMGQSLQALALLVNSGTTLVAALKIVSESVDNSCVQFQFETLYDDVSSGQLLSNAMAISSVFLPEVVALVLVGEETSTLGQSLESAASVYSDRLDESLRRFVFFLQPLVILLLGFLVTILIFAVYLPIMQLSHIV, from the coding sequence ATGCCATATTTTAAATGGGTTGGTACTGATATTGCTGGTGTTACAAAAAAAGGTAAACAATCAGCGCATTCACCTCAAGATTTATCAAATCTTCTTTTACGACAAGGTGTTGCATTATTACATTTTAAATTCGTTTATGTACCATCATTTTTGTGGTTGATAACTGCTAAAATAAAAGGAAATCTATTTCAACAAAAAGCAAAAATGTTGCGTGCGGGGTTATTATTACCAAATGTTTTTGCTATTGCTGCTCAGCAATCTCATAATCCTCTACTTTATGATATACTTTCTACTATAAGTTGTGATATTCAGCAGGGAAGCCCTTTTGACAAATCTCTCGAAAAACATCCTTATCTTTGTGATCGTATTGTTATGGCTATGCTTATTGCAGGCAATGAGTCAGGTAATTTGATAGGCGCTATGGAAAATGTGGCGCTTTATTACCATAAACAATATGCTTTCAGTAAAAGTATTCGTTCGGTACTTGCTATGCCTTTATTAACATTGCTTTTTTTTATTGGAATTAGTTTATTTATCTTTATTTTTATCATTCCACGATTTGTTGATATGTTTAGCTCTTTAAACCAGGAACTTCCTGCGCTTACGCGCACTATGATTAGCATGAGTGAGTATATTCGTAGTGTTTCTATGGTGTATACTATTGGTATAGTGACCATATTATTAGGTGCTATTCATTATTATTTTACCAAGCTAAATAGAAAAAAATGGGATGCGATTACTATTAAAATTCCTTTTATTGGTAGTGCAGTGTGGCAACATTGGATGGGGCAGTCCTTGCAGGCGCTGGCGCTATTAGTTAATAGTGGGACTACGCTGGTAGCGGCTCTTAAAATAGTAAGCGAATCAGTAGATAATTCGTGTGTTCAATTTCAGTTTGAGACTTTATATGACGATGTTTCGTCCGGGCAATTATTGAGTAATGCAATGGCGATATCATCGGTTTTCTTACCAGAAGTAGTTGCGTTGGTTCTCGTTGGCGAAGAAACAAGTACGCTAGGGCAATCGCTGGAAAGCGCAGCATCTGTTTATAGTGATAGATTAGATGAGTCTTTACGTCGCTTTGTCTTTTTTTTACAGCCACTAGTTATTCTCTTACTAGGTTTTTTAGTAACAATTCTTATTTTTGCGGTATACTTACCTATAATGCAGTTGTCTCATATTGTATAA
- a CDS encoding DUF167 domain-containing protein produces the protein MAFIFDVKVFPGSKKRGWFLDKTGNLKCYLKNVAEHGKANDELIKNLSKALGVSLDMISISSGMQSRKKRIKIDIEMSYNKLLELLGIDWQSDMFS, from the coding sequence ATGGCATTTATTTTTGATGTTAAAGTTTTTCCCGGTTCTAAAAAAAGAGGTTGGTTTCTTGATAAAACAGGGAATTTAAAATGTTATTTAAAAAATGTAGCAGAGCACGGCAAGGCAAATGATGAACTTATAAAGAATCTTTCAAAGGCATTGGGCGTTTCCTTAGATATGATTTCTATTTCTTCTGGTATGCAATCGCGTAAAAAACGAATAAAAATTGATATTGAAATGAGTTACAATAAATTGTTAGAACTTCTTGGTATTGATTGGCAAAGTGATATGTTTAGTTGA